The following coding sequences are from one Microtus pennsylvanicus isolate mMicPen1 chromosome 1, mMicPen1.hap1, whole genome shotgun sequence window:
- the LOC142834932 gene encoding olfactory receptor 5D18-like encodes MPLTYGNNSGAIFILLGFSDYPELKLLLFLVFLSIYSITVVGNIGMILIIRINPKLHTPMYFFLSHLSFVDFCYSSVIAPKMLVNLVAKERIISFLECIVQYFFFAIFVVTESILLVVMAYDRFVAICSPLLYTVTMTQKLCISLVGASYAWGLTCSLTMTCSAVQLSFVGVNTIDHFFCEFSSLIALSCSDIHINQILLFSLSTVNAVSSFLVILLSYVFILVTILKMHSSSGRRRAFSTCASHLTTITIFYGTILFLYSVPKSENSKLTFKVASLFYTLVIPMLNPLIYSLRNKDVKDTIRKVMMVKLIIFLNSSSQEL; translated from the coding sequence ATGCCATTGACATATGGAAATAACAGTGGGGCCATATTCATCCTCTTGGGCTTCTCAGATTACCCGGAACTGAAACTCTTACTGTTCTTGGTATTTCTCAGCATCTACAGCATCACGGTGGTAGGCAACATCGGCATGATCCTCATCATCAGAATTAACCCCAAActgcacacccccatgtacttcttcctcagccaCCTCTCCTTTGTGGATTTCTGCTATTCCTCTGTCATTGCTCCCAAAATGCTGGTGAACCTTGTTGCAAAAGAGAGAATCATTTCATTTTTAGAATGCATAGTGCAATACTTTTTCTTTGCTATCTTTGTTGTAACTGAATCCATCTTATTAGTGGTTATGGCCTATGATCGCTTTGTAGCCATCTGTAGTCCACTGCTCTACACAGTAACCATGACCCAGAAACTCTGCATCAGTCTGGTAGGGGCATCATATGCATGGGGACTGACATGCTCCTTGACGATGACATGCTCTGCTGTCCAATTATCCTTTGTTGGTGTCAACACAATCGATCATTTCTTCTGTGAGTTCTCCTCACTTATAGCCCTCTCATGCTCAGACATTCACATTAACCAAATCCTCCTGTTCTCACTCTCCACTGTGAATGCTGTCAGCAGTTTCCTCGTCATCCTCCTGTCCTATGTCTTCATCCTTGTCACCATACTCAAGATGCACTCGTCCAGTGGACGCCGCAGAGCCTTCTCTACCTGTGCTTCCCACCTGACAACCATCACCATCTTCTATGGCACTATTCTCTTTCTGTACTCTGTGCCCAAATCAGAGAACTCAAAGCTCACATTCAAAGTGGCCTCTTTGTTTTATACACTGGTGATCCCCATGCTCAACCCCCTGATTTACAGCCTGAGGAATAAAGATGTGAAGGATACAATTAGAAAAGTAATGATGGTTAAATTGATAATTTTCCTCAATTCATCTTCTCAAGAACTTTGA